CTCCATGTTCCGGAATGCTTCCTGCAGAGTTTGCAtttgctgggagagctgcagaagGTCCTTCTTCCACATGGATTCCACAGTCCTTGTATTTGCCTCCACTGTCCTTCCTGTGAAGAAAGAACCATCTCACTGGAACAGTCTCATTGCTGTCTTGAGGGGGAGACTGGCAACCTGCAATCACAATGCCTTGAAGCTCTGATTTAAACTCCCTGGCAGAGCACCTTCCCTTAGGACTCTCCCATTCCCTGTGGTCCTCCCTAAAGGCTTGACCAAGGcctgctgggcagcactgaAGGCAGCACTGGCCTCAATCCATCTCTCCAGACAGCATCTGTGTGCCCTGGGAAACAACACTCTTTTTCATGAGGAAGATGTGGTGGGACATCCCCTACCCGTCCCTCAGAACCCATTGTGGCCCCAGGAACGTTCACTGTACCTCAGCCTTGGTCAGTGGTTCCCGAGATTGGATATGGaccctgtgcctgcccagggcaACGTCCCTGGACATTTGGCAGAGagtgctgggtgctgccagtGCCCTCTCCTGCCCCCACCTCATGCACTGGCCGTGGAGATGCCCCCTAGTCGAGCAGGTGAGCATAGGGTTGGGCTAGTCGTGGGCTCTTCAACTTGGAGGTGTTTCAGTGTCACAGAGCAGAAAACTGGTTTGCCATGTAAGGACTCTCCTTCTTCAACCACTTTGAGGAGGTGAGTCCTGAGAATAAGTTCACAGGACTGTTTGCCTGTAGAACAGCTTTTTTCTGTAGAGAGAGGAAAGCTTGCTGGGGAATAGCCTAGTTTACCTAGGTCATGCTCCAAGTCTGTTCTGATCCTCTGAAGGTCACGCTGTGTGGCCTCATATCTCTGCTGGAAATTTTCCTGCAGAGTTTGAATTTGTTGGGAGGCTTCACGGTGGTCTTTCTCCAGCCTGGCTTCTAAGGTGCTTGTTTTTGCCTCCATTGTCCCTCCTGAGaagaaagaacattttcattCGGACAAAGGTTTCTTGGTTCATGGTTTTCTTGAGGGAGAGACCATTGATTGGTAATGACAATGCCCAAAAGCTCGTCATCACAGCTCGTCATATAAAATCCCTGTCAGAGCATCTCTTAGGGCTCTCTTAGGCATCTCCCACTCCCTGTGGGTCTTCCTAACGGCTTGACCAAGGCCTCCTGGGAAGGATGGAGGGTAGGAATGATCCCACTCTATCTCTCCAGAGAGTACTCTGGGGAGATAATATTCTTTGGTATGAGCATTGCATGGTGTCACAGAGCACAAAAACTGTTTCCTGTGTAAGAGCTGTCTTTCCCCATCCCCCTTGAGGAGATGTGGCGGACAAGTTCCAGGACAGTTTGCTTGTAGGGCAGCCTTTGCCTTCAGAGGTATGAAGGCCTGTCATGGAAATGCTTCTGCTCACCTAGTTTGTTCTCCAGATCTCTTCTGATCATTTGAAGGTCACGCTGTATAGCAACCTTCATGTTCTGGAAAGTTTGCTTCAGAGTTTGAATTTGTTGGGAGAGATGCAGGAGGTCCTTCTGCCACATGAATGCTATATTCCCTGTGACATTTGCCTCCACTGTCCTTCCTGTGAAAAAAGACTGGTGTCACTGGGACAACGATTTTTCTCCCTTGAGGTGAGGTCGTGTCCCACTTATGACACAAAACTTTCCTCTTAAAAAGGAACAAGGAGATGTTCTTTCACTCCCTTTTACAACAAGTGAGAGAAGAGAGACCTTGACCATCTCCAGTTGCCACCTCAGCAACAAAGGTGTTCCAGATGACTGGGATAGAAGAGCTGCTCCCAAGGAAGTTCTGCCCTTTCTGACAAAAGGTAAATGATGAACTCACAGGTCAGTTTACCTGTAGAGCCAGATTGACCTTCAGGGAGATGAAGTCCTGCGAGGGAATGGCCCTGCTCACCTAGTTCATCCTTCAGGTCTGTTCTCATCATCTGAAGGTCTCGCTGTGTGTACAGCTGGGTgttttgaaaagctttctgcagagTTTGAACTTGTTGGGACACTTCATGGACGTCCTTCTTCCACATGGATTCCAAAGCGTTTGTAGTATTTGCCTCTACTCTCAATcctataaagaaaaagaacagtgTCATTGTGACACTCTCATTACCTTCTTGAGGGAGAGAGCAGTGTCCTTATTTAAATTCACTGTCAGAGAGTCTCTTCAGGTTTTCCCTTTGAGTATTCAAAAAAGCTGTTCCCCACACAGGGATTGTACTTCTCCATCTGCTTTGAGAAGCTGTGGTGGACAATCACCCAGGACAGTTTGCCTGTAGAGCAGCTTTTGCCTCCAGGGAAAAGGCAGCCTGCTGGGGGAATGGCCCTGCTCACCTAATATATTCTCCAGGTCTGTTTTGAGGAGCTGAATATCACACCGTGTGGACTCCTGCTCATTCTGGAAAGCTTCCTGCAGAGTCTGAATTTTTTGGTAGAGGTGCTGGTGGTTCTTCAGCCAAACAGTTTCCAGGGAGTCCACTCTCCTTCCTGTGAAAAAAGACTGGTGTCACAGAGATAATGATTTTTCCTCCCCTGAGGCGAGGACTTGTTCCACTAGTGACATAGGCCTTTCCTCCTAGAAAAGACCAAGGAGACGCTGCTCTTTCACCACCTTCaaggacaggggagagaaaagggaCCTTGATGACCTCCAGTTGCCATGTCAGCAATCAAAGATGTTCCACTGGCATGGAACATAAGAGCTGCTCCCAAGGAAATTCTGCACAAGGCACACACTCCAAGGACTAACTCACAAGTAATTTTGATTGTGAAGCAGTGTTTGCTTCCAAAAAGATAAAGGCCTGATGAGGAATGGCCCTGCttatctggttttattttttttctttttctttcattatgcAGGGAGGGCACAAGAAATTCAATTCGGTTTCCTCATGTCCTGCCTATTTCTAATTTATACTCTCCagacttttctttcctcagacAATCCTTTCTAATTCAGAGGCCTTGGAAAATAACTCAGCCCTGAAAAACAAAGATGGGGACTTCACATTCTGATGGACCTGTAGGCACCCTTACTGATCTCTTCCTTGGTTTTCAAATCCTCTTCCACCAAGAGTTTGCTCTGGGAAGGAGCCTTGGCCTCTCTTCTGGACCTGCAGTCTTCCTTGTGACATGGAAACTTTTTTCCACTACAGTTTTTACCTGTTGAAAGGAGCCTCAGCATCACTGTGAGCCCTTCTAAACATGAACTtgaagctgctgtgctgctggtgagGAATATTGAAAGGAGCCCCATTGCCTCCTCACTCCCCAGTGGTCTGGCCACAGGGGAGAACCCAGGCTATGCTGCTTGCCAAGTGAGCAAAGAACATTCCTCTGCCAGCAACCCAGCTGGAAagaatgggaatgggagaaAAGATGGCCTTAGATCCCAGGGAGGATGGAATCCAGAAGAGTCCAGGATGTCCTGGTCAGTGCTGGGAAAAGCCCACTTTTGGGGCAGCTCTGCATCTTGGGAACCTGGAGTCCTGAACATCTGCATGGGGATGGGAAATATAACAAAGGACTTGTTGGAGGACTGTGTAAGTGGGAATTTCCAGAGGGGCGAGATGTTTGATTGCACTGCACTAGACCCTCATGCACCTTCTTCTTGCTTGGCAGAGGTTTATTTCCAAGAACTGAGGGTATGTCCTGGCACTGATCCATCAGAGAACGCTGATGGAAAGGATTCTCTTTGTGTCACATAGAACCTCCCCTTGGTCATCTGTTGATAGTCTAACAAGAGAATGAGTCTCATAGAAATGCAGAATTGCAAAGTCAACTCACCAgacaatggtttgggttttaaGACACCTTATAGACCTCTCTTTCCAATCCaccattttctctttccagcCTTCCACTAGAACACATTGCTCTAAGCCCTATCCAACCCGGCCTTGAACCCTTTCAGGGATGAGATATCCTTAGCTCCTACagcaatctgtgccagggcctcaccaccctcacagggaagatttTCTTCCTATTATCTGATTTAAATCTACCCTCCTACAGCTTAAAATCAATTCCACCTTGTCCTAGTAATCTGTGCCCTTGTAAGAAGTCCCTGTCCAGCCTTCTTGTAAGCTACTGGAAAGATGTCAGAGACTGGGTAAGTTTAGTGTCTCAAGTCAATGCTtttctgtgtgtctgtatgtgtgtgtctttgcatctctgtgtctgtctctgtgtgtgcatgccTGTTTGTCTGTGTCTGTATGTCTCTGTCTGTGCGTCTGTGCcgtctctctgtctgtctgtatgtctgtgtccctgtgtgtgtctgtctgtgtatGTCtatgtgtctgtctgtgtctgttcatgtctgtgtgtgtctgtctgtgtttgtgtgtctggTTGTCtctgtgtccgtgtgtgtgtctgtgcatgtgtctgtgtgtctgtgtgtgtgtctctgtgtccatgtgtgtatctctctgtctctgtctgtatgtgtctgtgtgtctttGTGTCTGTCTGTATCTGTTTGTGTGTGtctttctgtgtgtgtgtctgtttgTATCTGTTTGTGTGGATCTAAGTTTGTGTATCTGTGTCTCtgcatttctgtctgtgtttgtgTATTTATTTGTGTGCGTCTGTGTATGTGAATGTGTGTGTCCGTGCGTGCGtgcgtgcgtgtgtgtgtgtgtgtgtgtttggagGCAGGTCAGGCCTGTTTTTCAGGTAAGACAGCGCCctgcccccagacccctcagaTTGACTGAGCTGTCAATCAATCAAACAGCAGGGGGAATTTCCTGCTTAGCCTCTGATTGGCTGAAGTTCCAGAAATCTCGTCTCGGAGGTGGGCCCACAAAGTGCCGAGGGATAAAAGGGATCACTATCCAGTACCAAACTGTCTGGCCTTGCTGgcttttttggggttctggTCTTACCAACGTCATAACCCTAGGAGTTGGTAGCTATGCCTGTGGTTTTTCTATATCTTTTCTATCTTTCTCTCTGTCTTCTCCTAATTCTCTTTTCATGAAACTTTGTGGGTAACTTCACATGTTAAGGACTTAAAAGTTTCTAGGTTAAATGGGCTAAGTAAATGAAGTTGCTATCAAACTAATACTAAGTAATGTCACTGTAAGTGGTTTCATGTTGAATTTCATGTTGTATTTAATCCTTTTGCCAAAGCTTGCTTAATCTTCTATATTTTGGCAGTAAACTTTTGTGTGATTTTCAGCTCTTGAGAATATCTAGTGGGGATTTATTTCTCCATTGTGCTATCTAGAATCAAGGAACTTTGAGTTTAATGCCTGGATTTAAGTATCCAGGGTGTAATAAAGGGTCTCTGAAGTCTGCCCAGAGCCCTCTCTGCTTCTGTTGTTTTTCATAACTACCATAGGCAATTAATATGGACCATTCTAGATACACCAGGTAGCTGGTTCCTGATGCAGCAAAACAACTGACAAGACACCAACCCTCCTGCTCTGGAAGACATCTAGGACAGATAGAACCTACAGTCATGGATAAAATGAACTCAGCAGACATCTTGGTGGGATGGCTGTTGACTATGGAGATGATACCTATGTTTGTATACTTATGTATACAAACATACCtcacatatatatgtgaatgTTTATGTATATATGTTGGAGGGTGTAGGACGTTTAAATGAGTAGATGGTATAAATTAAGTGGTGGAAAATGTCCTGGTTCAGGCCaggacagggttaatttttgcAGTGGCTGGGAAAGGGGCATGACCAGGAACCTAATGTGATTTGTTACAAACTCACATCATTGGCATGGGGTTGGTGGGAAGTGGAAAGGGACACTGTCTCTTCTGGGGAAAAGGGATGCCTTCTGGTCAAAAAgaaagggcagggagggaagtcATCCTGTATTTGTTTATTGTCATGGGGTCCTTGATGTGGATTTTGCATATGAATGACTCTCTCTTTTTTACACTTCCTTTATTAATATTGTTCttgttattgtttttttttttttccttatctcatTGCTGATTCCAGTAAATTATTCTTGTCTAAAACCATGATCTTCATCTTTTGTGCCACCAGTTCTCAACTCCATCCTGTAGCAGCAGGAAGAGAGAAGGAATAGAGGACTGAAAGTATGGTGTGTCATTAGGGAGTCTCAGTGGGAGCAGTGAATTGGGGAGTTCCATTCCTAAACCACAATACAGATGGAAATGGAGATGAGGCTGAAGGCACAGAGCTTGAGAGAGGCAACTGGTGTGAGGTCAGTACAGCTTTTGGGGAGCGGTCAGTCCTGCCTTGCCATGAGCAATGAGGTGCTGGTGTGGGCCCTTGGCCATGGCACTCTGCCACATGTTCCCAAGGCTTGGCagggccctgctccagctcccacccaggaaggaaaaccaagtcCACAAAAGCCTCCCAGAAAGGGGAATAGCCGTGCCCTCAGACACCACAGAGCTGGAACACCTGGCACTGGACTGGGGAAACAAGACTTCTCCCCAGCCATGTCTGCAGAGGCAGAGATCTCTGAACAGGCCCTTACCAAGGTGGGAGGCACCACTGACACTTCTAGGAAAAAAGATCCAGATCTGATGAATGAGCTCCACTGGAACCATTGGGAAGAATGAGACCAATGGAGGTAGAGGAAGGGACGTTCTAATTCACCCCAGAAAAACTACCTCAATCCCatcctccttccttctcttgCCTGTAGATGCCATGGTCCACCCAAGCTCTCATGCATGCGGTGGCATCTCTCTTCTGCCTCTGGATGACAGACAGCAAAATTCTACCTGCAGGAGAACTCAGAATTTGAGCTGAGTGGAAGCTAATGCATCTGTGAGCCAGAAGTAGACTCTACATGGTATTTCATCCTATTTGTCAGAGAGTAGTCTTACAAGAGGCTGAGAAATTACATCCTGCAGCCTCACGTCTAAGAACATGAGGTCCTGTGAACCAAGAGGCCTTACCTTGAAATACTagaacagcaccagcagccagtGTGAGAAGGAATAAAGGGAGCTGTATCCAGGAGGCAGGAACCCACTGAGATGCACCTGGAAAAACAGAacctttggggaaaaaaaatccaaaattcctttggggaaaaaagtccACCCCAAGAGATTTTGTGGAGATAAATGGAGAAATAGTCACAATCCTACATAGGTGGTCAAAGCCTGCCTTCCCTCAGGATGTGCACATCCCTAGGGGCAAGAGGGATCCTGCTCATCTCACACTGCAACCTGTCCTGCCTGCAGTGCCTTGTGGTGCCCTGGGATGGGTCTGGCTGAACTGGATAGCTGTCAGCTTCCCTGGCACTGCAATGGGCCTCACAGGGCTCCTGAGACAGTGAGCCTCCAGCAAAGACTTCTGGGGACAACAGAACTCACCTGAGATGTGCACAGTagttttcttctccctctgcaCCAGTGGGTTCAGGATTTGACAGGTGACTTTTCCCACTTACTCTCCTGTAACTGTGACTCAACTACAGACACTGAAGAACTTCTCACTGTCCTGGTTACTTTCAGTGTCTGCAGAGAGCCCCTGCCCATCCTCAGTAACCCACTGGACAACAGGTTCTGGAAACCATCTGTGTGATCTGCAGCCAAGCTCTAGCCCTCGCCCTTGGGGCCCTGAATTCCAATGAACACTTCACCAATACCTTAAAGACAAGGGAGTTTCTTAGTGAGAGGAGTTTGTTTCCTTGAAAGCAGCTCTTCCTTTGATTCACAGCTCTTTCTTAACCCAGAGTTTCCTGCCAGTTTGTCAGTTTTTCACAAAACCTTTACATTGGTCTTTCTGTCATCCCGCACTTCATCTGCCATAAATGCCAAAATTCCTTTGGCTTTGAGAGAGCTATGGTGTGGGATGGATTCGCTTCTCAGCTCCCCATTATTTcatggagcaggcagggagaaggtgtGTACTTTGTATTCTTCTTTTGGAATGACTCTGTAGGACCCCCATCCAATTTTGAGGATTGTAaagcaggacacagcacagtAGAGCCCAGGCACCTCCCCATTCCATGCCAGAACTACAGATGGGCACAGATGGTCACTGACAGGAACTGTGCCAAAGCTTCACCAGTGTGAGGAGGTGGGATGCACCACACACAATTCAGAGTCACACTCCTGGTCAAAGCTGGATTTTATATGAATTTTTCCTGTGTAATACTAGGAAATGGGCGCTGTCTTGaagctttttctctctcctctcccaaaAGCATCTCTAATACCCTCTGGATGAGGGGATTTAGATTCAAtcttaggaagaaattcttgactaagagtgaggcactggcacagcttgccccgagcagctgtggatgtcccatccctggaagtattcaaggccaggttggacagcatttgctcctgcccatggctgggaaGTTCAAATGAGAAattctttaaggtccctcccaactcatGCTTTTGCGTGATTCTAAGATTCCCTGATTCCATCATTCTATGCTCTTTCTCATTAGTGAATCAAGGTTCACCAGCTCCATCTGACATTATCAATACCTGCACACAAATGGTGCTGACTGTCCAGCTGGCGGGAACCGGCAGCACAGAACATCTCCTTAGCCCTTACCCCAGCTGAGAAGTTACAAGACAGAGGGCCTCATTCCCATCAGTCCCACAGTCACGGATGCTGAGC
This DNA window, taken from Ammospiza caudacuta isolate bAmmCau1 chromosome 19, bAmmCau1.pri, whole genome shotgun sequence, encodes the following:
- the LOC131566282 gene encoding uncharacterized protein LOC131566282; translated protein: MEQKRWVLLALALLLAIPFSGASQWVPASWIQLPLFLLTLAAGAVLVFQGRRVDSLETVWLKNHQHLYQKIQTLQEAFQNEQESTRCDIQLLKTDLENILGLRVEANTTNALESMWKKDVHEVSQQVQTLQKAFQNTQLYTQRDLQMMRTDLKDELGRTVEANVTGNIAFMWQKDLLHLSQQIQTLKQTFQNMKVAIQRDLQMIRRDLENKLGGTMEAKTSTLEARLEKDHREASQQIQTLQENFQQRYEATQRDLQRIRTDLEHDLGRTVEANTRTVESMWKKDLLQLSQQMQTLQEAFRNMEGSTQCDLQMIRADMKNELVDKVSP